Part of the Etheostoma cragini isolate CJK2018 chromosome 8, CSU_Ecrag_1.0, whole genome shotgun sequence genome, ACtattttcttgtcatttttacacttaaGTTTTTGTGAAGATTAAAtacaacatgtttacatgacTGAGCTTAGTAAAGGTGCTGAAAGGAAGATTTAGTTACTTTTGGAAAGAACCATGCtagctgttttcagtgttatTACTAAGCTTAGCCAACTGGCTGCTGgcagtagcttcatatttactgtacaaataTGAATAGGAttgatcttttcatctaacttttgtagaaaacaaatgagtgtacatcccaaaatgtccaactaaTCCTCCTAGGGTGACGTTAGCGTTTCACAACTGCGGCCAACAAGATATTAAGCTtgaggttttgtttgtgtgtgtgcatgatttttttaactgtttgagAGAGGTTAACGTCGAGCTGAGGCAAAAGGAGGCAGAATAATCAAGAGTAAGTCTCATGAGCACTTCCTTCCACCCTTCTTGATCCTTGAATTGACCATTTATGTCTTGTGATGATTTCATAGCAATCCCTAGACAAGTTAACAAAATGTACTGTTAtataaatactattttaaatgttaaatgaaaattGTTAGCAACACACATTCAAGTTCTAGGCAAGAAAATAAACCATAaaaatttcatttcagtttgactCTGAAAAACCATGACCTCTGTAAATGCATGGCGATCTTGTGTGTGTGACGATTGTACAACCAATCCTTAGATAGTCCTATCCTGACAGCAGACAGTGTCCATGTTTCTGCAGTGTTAGTTTCACTATCAGGCAGGTACCAGTAACTTGTCTATGGCATACTGTAAACGGTCCCAGTTCTTCCAGAATATGGTCAAAAAACAAATTCCCAGGAAGGTAGCTATCACTTGGTGCCGGCTCCTCATCAGTGGAGCAGCAAACTTGGCAGCAGTGGAGACACACACCAGGATGACGGTGATGATGGCCAGCATGATGTTGATGCTCTTTCCCAGCAGGACCCGGGCATCACGGCTCTCAAGCTGGacagtctgctgctgctgctgctggagctccAGCTTGGACACTCGCGTCTGACACGACTCCAGAGCCTCCTATGATAGATGGAAAGAGACTTTGAGGGCCTGAATGCTTCGCAAATGGCTAAAGGGCATTTTGCTGACCTTCCTTAAATAATCAACTTCCCCTTAAAGACTCATCAACAGAAGGACAAGAGGACAGAAAGGATAAATgtcaaatgacaaaacagagtGACATGTGATGAAGGCAACTAATACCTTCACCTCTACATGGATGGCCTCATCACTATGACTAATGACAATAGCCTTATCAACGGACGTCAGACAAGTTGCAGCGCTTCACGTGTTGAGATTTTACTTTAATCTAAAATAATACATAGGACATACATATCTGACCTGCCTGCtgatacccaaccctaatgacacaaaaataacaccacatGTTGTGCAGTGTCCATTTCCATTAAGCACCACAACATAATAGATTCACTATGGCGTACTTGTATGTCGCTGGCCCTTTCATGAGCCTGGTAGGCCACCCTCTCCTCGATGCTGGCCAGTTCCTGCTTTAGATTAGTCATCTCATGTTGGTGAAGTTCTGTCAAGTCGTTTAGTTGGTATTCCAAACGCTCGTACCTGGTAGAAGATGCAAGATGAAATATTTGTTAACAATTATAACATATTATAGGGAGATTTGAATTTGCTGTATACTCCTGTCCTGCTGATGTTATAATGATGAATCTACCATTAAGTAAATACTTGTTTTCAAATTCCATTAGGTGCTAaggttgtttacattttgtgtttttactacTCTTTACTGTTCTGAACCTGAGAATAGAGATAGCATTAGACATTAGGCCTGGTGCTAGTGCTACCTGTTACTTGAAGGAAAATGTTATATTAAGTAGTGTAAACATACCTGTATCTCTCTTCCTGCAGTGTTTGGCTGATGATGCCATATTCTCTTTTGAACTGAGCCTTTATTTCCTCCATATCCTCCTCCAGCTGGCTCTGGGCATCTTTGATCTCCCTCACCTCCTCCAGGCACAGAGCCAGTTTGCTCTGGCTGTCTCCCCTGGCCTGTTGGTCCTGGCCCTGCGTCTGCGCCTGCGTCTGCGCCTGCGCCTGCACCGCCGACACTCCTCCCCCCGCTGGCTGCCCGTTACTGTCTGCTGAAATGGAGGCGCTCCCCGAGGAGCTCTCATCATCACTGGGATACTTGGGCTTGCCCACCATGGAGGTGCTGCTACTCAGCCCCTTTCCTGCACTGTCAGTGGGGAGCGGTGAGGAAGCATCCAGAGTGGTCTTGAGGTGGGCAATGT contains:
- the LOC117949432 gene encoding transmembrane and coiled-coil domain protein 3-like isoform X1, whose product is MPSANVSVRSLSEEEKYLSSRMDRSTEGSFLSILGSMRRGSSENNLDLDLSDGGPGPAVGCEVQRSRSCLDNLQQKILKVTEQLKIEQTAQDENVAEYLKLVNSADKLQVGRIKQVFEKKNQKSAQNIAKMQKKLEQYHRKMKDSESHHIPSLHSSTVKHITLPRESPRELLRDMTGSGRHPTMDKIKTIGPGVSLSPPFFFSKPREFANLIRNKFGSADNIAHLKTTLDASSPLPTDSAGKGLSSSTSMVGKPKYPSDDESSSGSASISADSNGQPAGGGVSAVQAQAQTQAQTQGQDQQARGDSQSKLALCLEEVREIKDAQSQLEEDMEEIKAQFKREYGIISQTLQEERYRYERLEYQLNDLTELHQHEMTNLKQELASIEERVAYQAHERASDIQEALESCQTRVSKLELQQQQQQTVQLESRDARVLLGKSINIMLAIITVILVCVSTAAKFAAPLMRSRHQVIATFLGICFLTIFWKNWDRLQYAIDKLLVPA
- the LOC117949432 gene encoding transmembrane and coiled-coil domain protein 3-like isoform X2, which gives rise to MSPQLSSVSSLCEDRSTEGSFLSILGSMRRGSSENNLDLDLSDGGPGPAVGCEVQRSRSCLDNLQQKILKVTEQLKIEQTAQDENVAEYLKLVNSADKLQVGRIKQVFEKKNQKSAQNIAKMQKKLEQYHRKMKDSESHHIPSLHSSTVKHITLPRESPRELLRDMTGSGRHPTMDKIKTIGPGVSLSPPFFFSKPREFANLIRNKFGSADNIAHLKTTLDASSPLPTDSAGKGLSSSTSMVGKPKYPSDDESSSGSASISADSNGQPAGGGVSAVQAQAQTQAQTQGQDQQARGDSQSKLALCLEEVREIKDAQSQLEEDMEEIKAQFKREYGIISQTLQEERYRYERLEYQLNDLTELHQHEMTNLKQELASIEERVAYQAHERASDIQEALESCQTRVSKLELQQQQQQTVQLESRDARVLLGKSINIMLAIITVILVCVSTAAKFAAPLMRSRHQVIATFLGICFLTIFWKNWDRLQYAIDKLLVPA
- the LOC117949432 gene encoding transmembrane and coiled-coil domain protein 3-like isoform X3, whose protein sequence is MKYNYTDRSTEGSFLSILGSMRRGSSENNLDLDLSDGGPGPAVGCEVQRSRSCLDNLQQKILKVTEQLKIEQTAQDENVAEYLKLVNSADKLQVGRIKQVFEKKNQKSAQNIAKMQKKLEQYHRKMKDSESHHIPSLHSSTVKHITLPRESPRELLRDMTGSGRHPTMDKIKTIGPGVSLSPPFFFSKPREFANLIRNKFGSADNIAHLKTTLDASSPLPTDSAGKGLSSSTSMVGKPKYPSDDESSSGSASISADSNGQPAGGGVSAVQAQAQTQAQTQGQDQQARGDSQSKLALCLEEVREIKDAQSQLEEDMEEIKAQFKREYGIISQTLQEERYRYERLEYQLNDLTELHQHEMTNLKQELASIEERVAYQAHERASDIQEALESCQTRVSKLELQQQQQQTVQLESRDARVLLGKSINIMLAIITVILVCVSTAAKFAAPLMRSRHQVIATFLGICFLTIFWKNWDRLQYAIDKLLVPA
- the LOC117949432 gene encoding transmembrane and coiled-coil domain protein 3-like isoform X4, with protein sequence MRRGSSENNLDLDLSDGGPGPAVGCEVQRSRSCLDNLQQKILKVTEQLKIEQTAQDENVAEYLKLVNSADKLQVGRIKQVFEKKNQKSAQNIAKMQKKLEQYHRKMKDSESHHIPSLHSSTVKHITLPRESPRELLRDMTGSGRHPTMDKIKTIGPGVSLSPPFFFSKPREFANLIRNKFGSADNIAHLKTTLDASSPLPTDSAGKGLSSSTSMVGKPKYPSDDESSSGSASISADSNGQPAGGGVSAVQAQAQTQAQTQGQDQQARGDSQSKLALCLEEVREIKDAQSQLEEDMEEIKAQFKREYGIISQTLQEERYRYERLEYQLNDLTELHQHEMTNLKQELASIEERVAYQAHERASDIQEALESCQTRVSKLELQQQQQQTVQLESRDARVLLGKSINIMLAIITVILVCVSTAAKFAAPLMRSRHQVIATFLGICFLTIFWKNWDRLQYAIDKLLVPA